Part of the Methanomicrobia archaeon genome is shown below.
GTCAAGAGTAACGTGCAGTTTTCGTTCCCAGTTAGAGTTTATCCGCTCATAAATCAGAAGTTCCAATCCATCGGTAAGTAGTCCATATCTCGCTTTGAGCGGTTTCACATACCGCTCCCACAATTGTGCAAAATCTCGTTCTACATTAATCTCATTCGGCCTTTTAAATTCAACCACAAACACCACATTCTGATAGTCGTCAAAGGCAAGCAAGTCGCTTCTTTTGCCTCTTACACTCTTCTCAAATCGTATATCCTTAAACTCTTTCTCGTAACCAAGCACTTCAAGGATACCACTCTTTACAAAAGCCACCCGTAAATCCTCTTCAGAAATCTCCTTCCCGCTTTTTATCTTCGCGTGTAGCTCTTCGAAGCTTGCACGTATCTTCTTGGCAGTGTCCATTTGCTTATACTTCTCTAATATCCTTTACAAGGAAATTACCACCCTTTAGTTTTACGCCTGCTATCTCGAATTTCTTACCGAGTAACGCGCCTCTTATTCGTGCAAGCGTTGCCTCTTCCCTTATCTTCTTCGCTTCTTCCAGAGTGATCTTCGCACATTTCTCTGCTATTTCCTTTTTGAAAATCAACGTGCAGCGTTCTCTTCCATTATCGAACCGGGCTTTGATTCGTAGATCCCAGATCCCCTCAACATCGCTGTGCACGATACAAAAATTATCGATGATCCATCGATTGCATTTGGGACACCGCTGGATAAGCCCACTGCCATCGTAAATCTGTGTTATGTTTCCCACGAGTGTCATGAGATCCTCGCTCGGTTCCGAAGTCTTTGTGAACGAAGGTTTCTCAAGGAGTTCCTCAACCTGCTCTGCCTCAATAACAATAGCATTCGGAAACTTTTCTGAGAACGAATTCAAAACCTCAAGCGCTTTCTCTTCGCCCCGCGTCTCAAGAATCTTTAACGCCTCGGGATGAATTTGATAGCCCCGCCCAAGAATCCGTTTCAATATGCCTTCGGTTGATGATGAAAAAGCCATGAAGCATCTATTGTACTATCCTACATAACTTCATAAATAGATATCAGATTTGATTCTATCTATGGCATCTCTGTCAATTACTGCACAAAATAAGAAATGTCAGGACTTTTTACTCCTCATACACCACCCAATAAATCGTACCCGCCTTTTCGTCGGAGATGAGCAGCGAGCCGTCCTAACCTATATAACGCTACACGGCAAATGAATTGACAGTGAGTGATAGATAAGAGATGAAAAAATACAAATGCACGTTATGTGACTACGTCTACGACCCTGAAAAAGGCGATCCCGACGGCGGGATAGAGCCGGGTACGGCGTTTGAGGACCTGCCTGACGATTGGCTGTGCCCTGTCTGTGGTGCCGCCAAAGATGACTTTGAG
Proteins encoded:
- a CDS encoding rubredoxin; translated protein: MKKYKCTLCDYVYDPEKGDPDGGIEPGTAFEDLPDDWLCPVCGAAKDDFEELED